Proteins from a genomic interval of Streptomyces sp. Tu6071:
- a CDS encoding NAD(P)/FAD-dependent oxidoreductase produces the protein MVVMTGVRERYDVVVVGGGPAGLGGALTLARARRSVLVVDAGEPRNAPAEGAHGVLGLEGIKPTELLRRGRAEVRGYGGEVVAGEVLDVTRDREGFAVACADGTTVRARAVLVASGLVDGLPEVPGLREHWGGDVVHCPYCHGWEVRERAIGVLGTGPMSLHQVKLFRQWTDDLVYFPDRQPVPEDEWIAARGIRVVPGEVAGVESDAEGRLSGVRMADRTFVPRQALAVATRMEARAGFLTGLGLAPVPHPSGMGTHLPAEPTGRTEVPGLWIAGNASDLSAQVGASAAAGVLAAAQLNMELVEADTERALTAHRAREVFSPESEARVSAVVRGSEG, from the coding sequence GTGGTCGTGATGACCGGGGTACGGGAGCGGTACGACGTCGTGGTCGTGGGCGGTGGGCCCGCCGGGCTCGGTGGGGCGCTCACGCTGGCGCGGGCGCGGCGCTCCGTGCTCGTCGTGGACGCCGGCGAGCCGCGCAACGCGCCCGCCGAGGGCGCGCACGGGGTGCTCGGGCTGGAGGGCATCAAGCCCACCGAGCTGCTGCGGCGCGGGCGCGCGGAGGTGCGCGGGTACGGGGGCGAGGTCGTCGCGGGCGAGGTGCTGGACGTGACGCGGGACCGTGAGGGGTTCGCGGTGGCGTGCGCGGACGGGACGACCGTCCGGGCGCGCGCCGTGCTCGTCGCGAGCGGGCTCGTCGACGGCCTGCCGGAGGTGCCGGGGCTGCGGGAGCACTGGGGCGGGGACGTCGTGCACTGCCCGTACTGCCACGGCTGGGAGGTGCGCGAGCGGGCGATCGGCGTGCTCGGCACGGGGCCGATGTCGCTGCACCAGGTGAAGCTCTTCCGGCAGTGGACCGACGACCTCGTCTACTTCCCGGACCGTCAGCCGGTGCCCGAGGACGAGTGGATCGCCGCGCGCGGCATCCGCGTCGTGCCGGGAGAGGTCGCGGGCGTCGAGAGCGACGCGGAGGGGCGGCTGAGCGGCGTACGGATGGCGGACAGAACGTTCGTTCCGCGCCAGGCGCTCGCGGTCGCGACCCGTATGGAAGCCCGCGCCGGCTTCCTCACCGGCCTCGGTCTCGCCCCCGTACCGCACCCCTCCGGCATGGGCACCCACCTCCCCGCCGAGCCCACCGGCCGCACCGAGGTCCCGGGCCTGTGGATCGCGGGCAACGCGAGCGACCTCTCGGCTCAGGTCGGGGCCTCGGCGGCGGCGGGCGTCCTCGCGGCGGCCCAGCTCAACATGGAACTGGTCGAGGCCGACACGGAGCGGGCGCTGACGGCCCACCGCGCCCGCGAGGTGTTCTCGCCGGAGTCGGAGGCACGGGTGAGCGCGGTGGTACGGGGGAGCGAGGGCTGA